A genomic window from Pseudonocardia broussonetiae includes:
- a CDS encoding maleate cis-trans isomerase, protein MSHHRIGLVVPSSNVTVETEMPRLLARHPDAAFSFHASRMRLHSVSEEELRAMNAQRGRCVDEIADAGVDAVLYACLVALMAQGAGEHTRTEALVRQQFHERGLDPVVASSAGALVTALRALDARRIGLVMPYLAPIARLVVDYLAAEGFDVVAWTALEVGDNAQVGCIPGDRVRSAARGLDLSGADALVLSACVQMPSLDLVADAEQELGMPVLSAATAGAFTLLDGLGLPVDLPGAGRLLARDRAVAATTH, encoded by the coding sequence GTGAGCCACCACCGGATCGGGCTCGTCGTCCCGAGCTCCAACGTGACCGTGGAGACCGAGATGCCGCGCCTGCTGGCCCGCCACCCGGACGCCGCGTTCTCCTTCCACGCGAGCCGCATGCGGCTGCACTCGGTGTCCGAGGAGGAGCTGCGGGCGATGAACGCCCAGCGCGGGCGCTGCGTCGACGAGATCGCCGACGCGGGCGTCGACGCCGTCCTGTACGCCTGCCTGGTCGCGCTGATGGCGCAGGGCGCGGGCGAGCACACGCGCACCGAGGCCCTGGTGCGGCAGCAGTTCCACGAGCGGGGGCTCGACCCGGTCGTCGCGTCGAGCGCCGGGGCCCTCGTGACCGCGCTCCGCGCCCTGGACGCCCGCCGGATCGGCCTGGTCATGCCCTACCTCGCACCGATCGCCCGGCTCGTCGTCGACTACCTGGCGGCGGAGGGGTTCGACGTCGTCGCCTGGACCGCGCTGGAGGTCGGCGACAACGCGCAGGTCGGCTGCATCCCGGGCGACCGGGTGCGGTCCGCGGCCCGCGGGCTGGACCTGTCCGGGGCCGACGCGCTCGTGCTGTCGGCGTGCGTCCAGATGCCCTCGCTCGACCTCGTCGCCGACGCCGAGCAGGAGCTCGGCATGCCCGTGCTCTCCGCCGCGACGGCCGGCGCGTTCACCCTGCTCGACGGCCTCGGCCTGCCCGTCGACCTCCCCGGCGCGGGGCGCCTGCTCGCCCGCGACCGCGCCGTCGCGGCCACCACCCACTGA
- a CDS encoding VOC family protein has translation MDHLVNGVDHAAFPTFDPAATVRFYRDVLGFPVVHSICAAGWGPEDHPDFIHFFFDIGNDDRIAFFYYFGVQPFHAHDRGDVYAGFGPEVPTYFVNSRHLALHVDSEDDLLEYRRRLDASAWPVEMQVQHETIESIYTHDPNGYMVELTRALRPVTPQEDLDAELTIEALVEVASGPEPTLAKLLTRKAELIVARAPQWEAVPS, from the coding sequence ATGGACCACCTCGTCAACGGCGTCGACCACGCCGCCTTCCCGACCTTCGACCCCGCCGCCACCGTGCGCTTCTACCGCGACGTGCTCGGCTTCCCCGTCGTGCACTCGATCTGCGCGGCCGGCTGGGGCCCCGAGGACCACCCCGACTTCATCCACTTCTTCTTCGACATCGGCAACGACGACCGCATCGCGTTCTTCTACTACTTCGGCGTGCAGCCCTTCCACGCCCACGACCGGGGCGACGTGTACGCGGGCTTCGGCCCGGAGGTCCCCACCTACTTCGTGAACTCCCGCCACCTGGCCCTGCACGTCGACTCCGAGGACGACCTCCTCGAGTACCGCAGGCGGCTCGACGCCAGTGCGTGGCCGGTGGAGATGCAGGTGCAGCACGAGACCATCGAGTCGATCTACACCCACGACCCCAACGGCTACATGGTCGAGCTGACGCGGGCGCTGCGCCCGGTCACCCCGCAGGAGGACCTCGACGCCGAGCTGACGATCGAGGCGCTCGTCGAGGTGGCGTCCGGTCCCGAGCCGACGCTCGCGAAGCTGCTCACCCGCAAGGCCGAGCTGATCGTCGCCCGTGCACCGCAGTGGGAGGCGGTGCCGTCGTGA
- a CDS encoding alpha/beta hydrolase — protein sequence MTGPRLAAPRLGAGRHVRSEPLPDATRTSLHELSTADGAIVTGVLRTVPGATTVVCIMHPRQDQTHHPLVPVLLRGGAAVWTQVSRSVNNDLALVHEQTLLDVAVGLGHLRDLGFEHVVTLGHSGGGTLYAYYHEQAGLDPARRVALTPAGRPTGLPDADLPAADAAVFLAPHPGQGLLLLACIDPSVSDEDDPLSRTPELDPYDPANGFADPPASSRYPPEFLRRYRAAQHDRVARIDARARERVAEAAQARARGKASGDPRDRRAALAPRLITVYRTDADPRTVDLSLDPNERPYGSLFGRRPDLINHGLVGFGRLTTPDAWLSTWSGLSTNADFVRCAPSVTAPTLFVELTGDQAAFPADSRAMLAALGSTDLTAEKVRGTHFGGPVEEGAPPGSRLAGERILAWLGQRFELAAGSGPGIDTVSNSSGAHSTSASKSSE from the coding sequence GTGACCGGGCCCCGGCTCGCCGCACCACGGCTGGGCGCGGGGCGCCACGTGCGCAGCGAGCCCCTGCCCGACGCCACGCGCACGAGCCTCCACGAGCTGTCCACGGCCGACGGCGCGATCGTCACGGGCGTGCTGCGGACCGTCCCCGGCGCCACCACGGTCGTCTGCATCATGCACCCGCGCCAGGACCAGACCCACCACCCGCTGGTGCCGGTCCTGCTCCGCGGCGGGGCGGCGGTGTGGACGCAGGTGTCGCGGTCGGTGAACAACGACCTGGCCCTCGTCCACGAGCAGACCCTCCTCGACGTCGCCGTCGGCCTCGGTCACCTGCGGGACCTCGGTTTCGAGCACGTCGTGACCCTCGGCCACTCCGGGGGCGGCACCCTCTACGCCTACTACCACGAGCAGGCCGGGCTGGACCCCGCCCGCCGGGTGGCGCTCACCCCGGCCGGTCGGCCGACCGGCCTGCCCGACGCCGACCTGCCCGCGGCCGACGCCGCGGTCTTCCTCGCCCCTCACCCGGGCCAGGGACTGCTGCTGCTCGCATGCATCGACCCGTCGGTCTCCGACGAGGACGACCCGCTCTCCCGGACACCGGAGCTCGACCCCTACGACCCGGCCAACGGCTTCGCCGACCCCCCGGCGAGCTCCCGGTACCCGCCGGAGTTCCTCCGGCGCTACCGCGCCGCCCAGCACGACCGCGTCGCCCGGATCGACGCCCGCGCCCGCGAGCGGGTCGCGGAGGCGGCGCAGGCGCGCGCCCGCGGGAAGGCCTCGGGCGACCCCCGGGACCGTCGCGCGGCCCTCGCCCCGCGCCTGATCACCGTGTACCGCACCGACGCCGACCCGCGGACCGTGGACCTGTCCCTCGACCCCAACGAGCGCCCCTACGGCTCGCTGTTCGGCCGCAGGCCCGACCTCATCAACCACGGCCTCGTCGGGTTCGGCCGCCTCACCACCCCGGACGCCTGGCTCTCCACCTGGTCGGGGCTCAGCACCAACGCCGACTTCGTCCGCTGCGCCCCGTCGGTCACGGCACCGACGCTGTTCGTCGAGCTGACCGGTGACCAGGCCGCCTTCCCGGCCGACTCCCGCGCGATGCTCGCCGCGCTCGGCTCGACCGACCTGACGGCCGAGAAGGTCCGCGGCACGCACTTCGGCGGGCCCGTGGAGGAGGGCGCGCCCCCCGGCTCCCGGCTGGCCGGGGAGCGGATCCTCGCCTGGCTCGGTCAGCGGTTCGAACTGGCTGCCGGGTCGGGCCCGGGGATCGACACCGTCTCGAACTCCTCCGGCGCCCACAGCACCAGCGCCTCGAAGTCGTCGGAGTAG
- a CDS encoding cupin domain-containing protein, protein MSVTDRPTSPYSLSVSHLDADSFATTGTRSFFAYRDLGILAATNGEFNAQHVRALPGEHGTTGWHYHPLALQIVYCLRGWEDIAFEDGSLVRLAAGTCVNIPPGVGHNELAYSDDFEALVLWAPEEFETVSIPGPDPAASSNR, encoded by the coding sequence ATGTCCGTAACCGACCGCCCCACCAGCCCGTACTCCCTGTCGGTCTCGCACCTCGACGCCGACTCCTTCGCCACGACCGGCACACGGAGCTTCTTCGCGTACCGCGACCTCGGGATCCTGGCGGCGACGAACGGCGAGTTCAACGCCCAGCACGTCCGGGCCCTGCCCGGGGAGCACGGCACGACCGGCTGGCACTACCACCCGCTGGCGCTCCAGATCGTGTACTGCCTGCGCGGCTGGGAGGACATCGCCTTCGAGGACGGCAGCCTCGTCCGCCTCGCCGCCGGCACCTGCGTGAACATCCCCCCGGGCGTCGGGCACAACGAGCTCGCCTACTCCGACGACTTCGAGGCGCTGGTGCTGTGGGCGCCGGAGGAGTTCGAGACGGTGTCGATCCCCGGGCCCGACCCGGCAGCCAGTTCGAACCGCTGA
- a CDS encoding SDR family NAD(P)-dependent oxidoreductase, whose protein sequence is MTASPQEKAWNPSGLPVVVIVGATSKWRADGPNTVFVHGRSLTAADVPDDVRWGLGGALARTFAQEGCFVVLTTRTAANAAPLVGSLQQDGGHCAAVELDLGDPDSIRRAFARIRDAAGDPEVLVYNPGYMAGRELPPEQELLELFPPELFETALDIACRGPFLVAREVLPAMRRRGRGTILFSNNQYSLRGRRRRTGESLYYPRTMMRALAQALTDEYTEHGVHVVNVVVDGVIDSPGTRAMPGAAGAPQALISPRSIADAFLYLHRQDPSCWTHELQLTARPHHQEVPSCP, encoded by the coding sequence GTGACCGCGTCGCCGCAGGAGAAGGCGTGGAACCCGAGCGGCCTGCCCGTGGTGGTGATCGTCGGCGCGACGTCGAAGTGGCGGGCCGACGGCCCGAACACGGTCTTCGTGCACGGCCGGAGCCTCACGGCCGCCGACGTGCCCGACGACGTCCGCTGGGGCCTCGGGGGCGCGCTCGCGAGGACGTTCGCGCAGGAGGGCTGCTTCGTCGTGCTCACGACGCGGACCGCGGCGAACGCGGCCCCGCTCGTCGGGAGCCTCCAGCAGGACGGCGGCCACTGCGCCGCGGTGGAGCTGGACCTCGGGGACCCGGACTCGATCCGCCGCGCGTTCGCCCGGATCCGGGACGCTGCGGGCGATCCCGAGGTGCTGGTCTACAACCCCGGCTACATGGCGGGCCGGGAGCTCCCGCCCGAGCAGGAGCTCCTGGAGCTCTTCCCGCCGGAGCTCTTCGAGACCGCGCTCGACATCGCCTGCCGCGGCCCGTTCCTCGTCGCGCGCGAGGTGCTGCCCGCGATGCGCCGCCGCGGCCGGGGAACGATCCTGTTCTCGAACAACCAGTACTCGCTGCGCGGCCGGAGGCGGCGCACGGGGGAGTCGCTCTACTACCCGCGCACGATGATGCGCGCTCTCGCGCAGGCCCTGACCGACGAGTACACCGAGCACGGCGTGCACGTCGTCAACGTCGTCGTGGACGGGGTCATCGACTCCCCGGGGACGCGGGCGATGCCCGGCGCCGCCGGCGCGCCGCAGGCGCTGATCAGCCCGCGGAGCATCGCCGACGCGTTCCTCTACCTGCACCGCCAGGACCCGAGCTGCTGGACCCACGAGCTGCAGCTGACCGCACGACCCCACCACCAGGAGGTCCCGTCATGTCCGTAA
- a CDS encoding ABC transporter ATP-binding protein, which produces MLAVEGLEKSFSAKGDVVRAVDDVTFDVADGELLVLLGPSGCGKTTVLRCIAGHETAQGGSIRLAGEPVFDAARGVDLPPERRRIGMVFQNYALWPHLTVQRNIEFPLRAQKMKAELAAGDAVQQAAGLVDCVPYLQRFPSELSGGQQQRVALARGLVAGPRFMLFDEPLSNLDALLRAQVRHDLHELHRTVGFSGIYVTHDQSEAFALGDRLAIMRAGRVEQIGTPQEIYGRPLTEYAANFVGLSNRLELEPGGAGAWTLRGGPGREVPVDAGGACDALTLRFRPHDVDLLPGTTTDYDGLVLEGRVADSVYEGRHYDVSVTAGSATLNVHVAAAEGARLGPGDPVRIGLRWHDGSWFGDGRRVEVAARAATASA; this is translated from the coding sequence ATGCTGGCGGTCGAAGGTCTGGAGAAGTCGTTCTCGGCGAAGGGCGACGTGGTCCGTGCGGTCGACGACGTCACGTTCGACGTCGCCGACGGGGAGCTGCTGGTGCTGCTCGGTCCGAGCGGGTGCGGCAAGACGACGGTCCTGCGGTGCATCGCGGGGCACGAGACGGCGCAGGGCGGCAGCATCCGCCTCGCCGGTGAGCCGGTCTTCGACGCCGCCCGCGGGGTGGACCTCCCGCCGGAGCGCCGCCGGATCGGGATGGTCTTCCAGAACTACGCCCTGTGGCCGCACCTCACGGTGCAGCGGAACATCGAGTTCCCGCTGCGGGCGCAGAAGATGAAGGCCGAGCTGGCCGCCGGCGACGCCGTGCAGCAGGCCGCGGGCCTGGTGGACTGCGTGCCCTACCTGCAGCGGTTCCCCAGCGAGCTGTCCGGCGGGCAGCAGCAGCGGGTCGCGCTGGCCCGCGGGCTGGTGGCGGGGCCGCGGTTCATGCTGTTCGACGAGCCGCTGAGCAACCTCGACGCGCTGCTGCGCGCGCAGGTCCGCCACGACCTGCACGAGCTGCACCGGACCGTGGGCTTCAGCGGCATCTACGTCACGCACGACCAGAGCGAGGCGTTCGCGCTCGGCGACCGGCTCGCCATCATGCGCGCCGGCCGCGTCGAGCAGATCGGGACGCCGCAGGAGATCTACGGGCGGCCGCTCACCGAGTACGCCGCGAACTTCGTGGGGCTCAGCAACCGGCTCGAGCTCGAACCCGGCGGTGCGGGGGCGTGGACGCTGCGGGGCGGGCCCGGCCGGGAGGTCCCGGTCGACGCGGGCGGGGCCTGCGACGCGCTGACCCTGCGGTTCCGGCCCCACGACGTGGACCTGCTGCCGGGCACGACGACCGACTACGACGGCCTGGTGCTGGAGGGGCGGGTCGCGGACTCGGTCTACGAGGGGCGGCACTACGACGTGAGCGTGACGGCCGGGTCCGCCACGCTCAACGTGCACGTCGCGGCGGCGGAGGGGGCCCGGCTCGGTCCGGGCGACCCGGTCCGGATCGGGCTGCGGTGGCACGACGGATCGTGGTTCGGCGACGGGCGCAGGGTGGAGGTGGCGGCCCGTGCGGCGACCGCCTCGGCCTGA
- a CDS encoding ABC transporter permease, which yields MTSPPSLIVATEPERDARPSAPAVRRVARSSGTALTAVLAAVLVYLVLFPIVRLVVLALGDGGENLARAVGTPGLGRTLLTTLVLALVSVVAAAVLGTLLAWLAMRLPVRHRWAAVLPVLPIVLPPIAGISAFGFLLAPRSGLVNDLLRSLPVFSGYTAATGGPIDVYGFGWIVAITGLYLTSFMFVFIRAGLARVGPQVVEAARSSGATPSRAFLTVVLPLLRPSLTYGGAICLLLGFSQFTAPLILGANNNVRVLTTEVYYFVNLNEYGIASALSMPLLVLGTALVLGQRGLLANSKRFATDSGKGVQGGGRASRWALPGLVVYGLLAVVVPVLTLLVVSLSPFWTGHVDVGTFTLRNFTETLGSPAARTAVRTSLLTSVAGVLLALPIGYLAAEVIYRRRGGRVLSALVDFVVGLPLGIPAVVFGLGFLYSYSQPGFRLYGTPWIIVLLYVTLMLPYSVRLQLTARLSLGDSYEAAARSSGAGVLRTHLRIVVPMMRSSIAGAAALMFVLLSHEFTASVFVRSVRTQVMGTQLYDFWSTGTASKVAVMGIVMCVITAVGVALAARAGSGTLEKL from the coding sequence GTGACCTCCCCGCCGTCGTTGATCGTGGCCACCGAACCGGAGCGCGACGCGCGCCCGTCCGCGCCCGCCGTGCGGCGCGTCGCCCGCTCGTCGGGCACCGCCCTCACGGCGGTGCTGGCCGCCGTGCTCGTCTACCTCGTCCTGTTCCCGATCGTCCGACTCGTCGTCCTGGCACTGGGGGACGGCGGGGAGAACCTCGCCCGCGCGGTCGGGACGCCCGGTCTCGGCCGGACGCTGCTCACGACGCTGGTCCTGGCCCTCGTCAGCGTCGTGGCGGCGGCCGTCCTCGGGACGCTGCTCGCGTGGCTGGCGATGCGGCTGCCGGTCCGGCACCGCTGGGCCGCCGTCCTGCCGGTGCTCCCGATCGTCCTGCCGCCGATCGCGGGCATCAGCGCCTTCGGGTTCCTCCTGGCCCCCCGCTCGGGGCTGGTCAACGACCTGCTGCGCAGCCTGCCGGTGTTCTCCGGGTACACCGCCGCCACCGGCGGTCCGATCGACGTCTACGGCTTCGGCTGGATCGTCGCGATCACCGGGCTGTACCTGACGTCGTTCATGTTCGTGTTCATCCGGGCCGGCCTGGCCCGGGTCGGCCCGCAGGTGGTCGAGGCGGCCCGGTCGAGCGGCGCCACGCCGTCGCGGGCGTTCCTCACGGTGGTGCTCCCGCTGCTGCGGCCCTCCCTGACCTACGGCGGCGCGATCTGCCTGCTGCTGGGCTTCAGCCAGTTCACCGCGCCCCTGATCCTCGGCGCCAACAACAACGTCCGGGTGCTGACGACCGAGGTCTACTACTTCGTCAACCTGAACGAGTACGGGATCGCCTCCGCGCTGTCGATGCCGCTGCTGGTCCTGGGGACCGCGCTGGTCCTGGGCCAGCGCGGGCTGCTCGCCAACAGCAAGCGCTTCGCCACCGACTCGGGGAAGGGCGTGCAGGGCGGCGGCCGCGCCTCGCGGTGGGCGCTGCCCGGACTGGTGGTCTACGGGCTGCTGGCGGTGGTCGTCCCGGTCCTGACGCTCCTGGTGGTCTCGTTGTCGCCCTTCTGGACCGGGCACGTGGACGTCGGCACCTTCACGCTGCGGAACTTCACGGAGACGCTGGGCTCGCCGGCCGCGCGCACCGCCGTCCGGACGAGCCTGCTGACGTCGGTGGCCGGGGTGCTGCTGGCGCTGCCGATCGGGTACCTGGCCGCGGAGGTGATCTACCGCCGGCGCGGTGGCCGCGTGCTCTCGGCGCTGGTCGACTTCGTGGTCGGTCTGCCCCTGGGCATCCCCGCCGTCGTGTTCGGGCTCGGGTTCCTCTACTCCTACTCCCAGCCCGGGTTCCGGCTCTACGGGACGCCGTGGATCATCGTCCTGCTCTACGTCACGCTGATGCTGCCGTACTCGGTGCGCCTGCAGCTCACCGCCCGGCTGTCGCTCGGCGACTCCTACGAGGCGGCGGCCCGGTCGTCCGGCGCGGGGGTGCTCCGCACGCACCTGCGGATCGTCGTGCCGATGATGCGCAGCTCGATCGCCGGTGCGGCCGCGCTGATGTTCGTCCTGCTCAGCCACGAGTTCACCGCGTCGGTGTTCGTCCGGTCCGTCCGGACCCAGGTGATGGGGACGCAGCTCTACGACTTCTGGTCCACCGGGACCGCGTCGAAGGTCGCGGTCATGGGGATCGTCATGTGCGTGATCACCGCGGTGGGCGTCGCCCTCGCGGCCCGGGCGGGCTCCGGAACCCTTGAGAAGCTCTGA